One Thioclava sp. ES.031 genomic window, ATGACGGCATCAAGATTCCGCAGCTCGGCCTCGGCGTCTGGAAAATGGACGATGCCGATGCGCCCGCCATCATCGAAAACGCCCTCGACGCGGGCTATCGTCATATCGACACCGCCGCCGCTTACGGCAACGAGGCGGGCGTGGGTCGCGGCATCGCGCAAAGCGGCGTGGCGCGCGAAGACATCTTCGTGACCTCGAAGCTCTGGAACGACCGGCAGGGCTATGACGAGACCAAGCGCGCCTTCGACGAGACGATGGGCAAGCTGGGCTTCGACTATCTCGACCTCTACCTGATCCACTGGCCGATGCCCGCGAAGGACAAATATGTCGAGGCGTGGAAAGCGCTGATCGAGCTGCGCGACGCAGGCCGCATCCGCGCGATCGGCGTGTCGAACTTCCTGCCCGACCATCTCGAGCGGCTGATCGAAGAGACCGGCGAGGCGCCCGCGATCAACCAGATCGAGCTGCATCCGCGTTTCCAGCAGGCCGCGCAGCGCGAGGTGCATGAGAAGCTCGGCATCACCACCGAATGCTGGTCGCCGCTGGGGCAGGGCGAGGCGCTCTCGAACCCGATCCTCACAGAGATCGCGGCGCGCTACGGCAAGTCGGCGGCGCAGGTCACGCTTAGCTGGCAGATCCAGCTGGGCTGCGTGACGATCCCGAAATCCGCCAATCACGAGCGGATGCGCGAGAATATCGACGTGTTCGATTTCGAGTTGACCGAGGGAGAGATGGCGCAGATCAAGGATATCGACAGCGCGGAAGGCCGGATCGGGCCGGACCCCGCCACCGCCGATTTCTGAGAGGGCCGATGGGCCATGCCACCCCGGCGACGCAGGCGCTGACCCGCGCCAAGCTCGCCTTCGATCTGCACGAATATGCCTATGAGGCCGGTCAGGAGAAGATCGGCCTCCATGCGGCTGAGGCGCTCGGAGTGGAGCCTTCGCGGGTCCTCAAGACCCTGATGGTCGAGGTGGATGGCAAGCCTGCCTGCGCGGTGATCCCGTCCGATGCGACGCTGTCGATGAAAAAGGTGGCCGCGGCCTTCGGGGGCAAATCCGCGAAGATGATGGAGCCCGCCAAGGCCGAGAAGCTGACCGGGTTCCACACCGGCGGCATCAGCCCCTTCGGGCAGAAACGCGCAAGCCCAGTCGCGTTTGAGCAGAGCGCGCTTGGCTATGGCACAATCATCCTGAACGGCGGCAAGCGCGGGCTGATGATCGAAATTCGCCCCGAAGAGGCGCTCTCAGCCGCGCGGGCCGAGGCAAAGCCCCTCATCGCCGATCAGTGACCGCCCATCCCCTTGCGGATGCGCCGGATCATCAGCCAGACCGCGAGGATCACGATCGGCGTCAGCCCCGCCATCATCAGCTCTTTGCTCAGCCCGATCTTCTTCGAGAGCGGATAGGCGAGATAGCCCGCGACCGAGATCGCGTAATAGCTGATCGCGACCACCGACAGCCCCTCGACCGTGTGCTGCAAACGCAATTGCAGGTCCGAGCGGCGATCCATGCTTTCCAGCACTTTCTGGTTCTGCGCCGAGCGCTCCACATCGACCCGCGTGCGCAAGAGCTCGCCCGCGCGCGCCGCCCGCGTCACCATCTGGCGCAGCCGCGTCTCGGCCGAGTTCACCGTGCGCACCGCCGGATCGTAGCGCCGCGCGATGAATTCGCTCAGCTTCTGACGTCCCTCGAAACGGCTTTCGCGCAACGCCTCCACCCGCTCGCGCACGATCGCCTCATAGGCGCCGGTCGCGGAGAAGCGGAAGGAGTGCTGCACCGCGAGGCTTTCCAGCTCGGCCGAGATTTCCAGCAGGTCGTGCAGCGTCTCTTCGGCGGAATTGGCGTCATTGCCCATCCCGTCGACGATCTCGGTCAGCCGGGGATCGAGCGCATTGAGCCGTTTCGACAGGTCGCGCGCCCGCGCAAGCCCCAGCATCGACATCGCGCGATAGGTTTCCAGCTCGCAAAGCCGCTGCACCGTGCGCCCGATCCGCCCCGGCCCGGTGCCGGGCCGCGCGAAGACGGCAAAGCGCATCTGCCCGTTCGGGTCGATCCGGAAATCGCCCGCGACCACCGCCGCCCCGTCAAGCACCCAGGTGCAGACGAGGCTCTCGGTGACGAACCATTGCTCCAGCAGCGGCGAGATGTCGTCGGGGTTCTCGGGCAGTTCCTCGATGCGGATCTGCACCGCCGCGATCCGCCCGCCGGGCGCCGCATCGATCCAGCTGTCGGGGTAGATCTCGGTCTCCGCCGGGTCGAAAGCGCGCGACGACACGCCCTTGCCGAAGGCGAGATAGGTGGTGAACTCGGTATGGCTTTCCCACTTCACCTCGTGGCGTCCGATCTTGCCGCCGTAATGGGTAATCCCCGCCTTCGGCTGCGCCGCGCCATGACGCGTCAGAAGATCGACGAGGTGATCGTGATCCTTGCTGCGGTCGCGATTGGCGGCATCGCGCGGCTCCTTGAAGGCGACATAGACCGCATGTCCCGGCACGCCGAGTTTCGGATAGGGGCGGGCGTGCAATTCGTTCACGAGCGCATAGCGCTGGGGATGGTCGGGCAGGTGGGGCTTTGGATCGGCGGTCATCTCATAGGTCTCGCTCACGCGGGTGTTACCCTCTAGCTGCGGCGAAATTCCCCGCTGATCAAGCGTTTGACGGCATGCATCGGAATACCGGGCAAATCTGCCACAGCGCCGCGCGGACCGCGACGGGGCAGGGGGCCTAGCCCGACCGATAGTTGTCTGCTGAGTGGCTCCGCTGTTCGCAATTGGGGTGGGGGTGGGTTAACTTGCGCCTGCAGGCCTTGTCCCTGCGTCGCCAAGACGCTGCCACTGACAAAGAGAAAGGGCGCGGAGTACATAAGCCCCTTACCAGATGCGTGGCTGCTCGCGCATTGTCCTCGGATCATGCTTCAAGGGACGATTTGCGATAGACAGACTGCCTGCGATCTGTCAGAGAGATTGAGCTACGTTACCTCTATCGGTCTTCTGCTTTCCCTACCGGACTTCAGCGAACTCGATCCTGGCCGACTGCGCCACGCTGTTGCACTTCCGCGAACAGGTTGAAAACTAAAGGAGATCTCACGATGGCCAACGGCACCGTGAAATGGTTCAACACCACCAAAGGCTTCGGTTTCATTGCGCCCGATTCGGGCGGTAAGGACGTCTTTTTGCACATTTCTGCCGTCGAGCGCGCAGGCCTCACCTCGGTGAGCGACGACCAGAAAGTGACCTATGACGTCGAATCCGGTCGCGACGGGCGGGAATCGGCGGCGAACCTTCAGCTTGCCTGAACGGTCAATCCGGATTTGGAACGGGGCGCCTTCGGGCGCCCTTTTTCGTTGAGCCGAAATTGACAATGCCCTCGCAGAAATCTGCGAGGGCATTTTGCTTCCGAAAGGCTGCCGCACAGTGTGGCTACGTTGTTTCTACAACACATCTGGTAAAGGGCTTGCGGAGTACACCGCGCCCACTTCCTGTTCGTGTTGGATGATTTAAGCCCCGTCAGTCTCCGCTGGCGTTGCCCGATTTCCCGGGCGCAACGCTTGCGGCGCCTTCGTGGCCACGGGTGGCGCCAGCCTTCTCGATCCGCTGCGCGATCTCGTCGCGCACGACATCCGGGCAGTCGGGATGATTTGCGATCCGCTTGGCGTTGGCGAGCGTGGCGGCTTCGCTGAACATGCGGAAGAACTCGACTGCCTTGGGGGTACCCGCCAGCTGGGCCAAGACGCTCTCGACGCTTGCGAAGAGCGCTTTGTTCGCGCGGTCATTTTCGCGGTGTTGATCAAGAGCGATCTGCGCCGTGAGGTTTTCCGCGCGGGCTTTCATTTGCCGTTGGCGGTCGGTCATGCGGTTCCAGTCGATGACGGGATGCCGGTGTTTCTGTACCATGTAGTCTAATCCTTTTCTGGCGGCGTCTGCCCCACGCCTGTCGCGGGGCTTCTCGGACGCTGATGATGAGGTGGGTTCATCGCGCTGAGCGCGGAAATCGAATTCGCGAACTTTTTCATGTTTTCTCATCCGGGCCCCGATCGGTGTTGTCGAACCGGTCGCGCGTCGAACGGCGCCGAAGCGCATTCAGCGGCAACGAAAGCGATCTGCGCGCTTGAGCGAGACGCTGCCGGGCTTTGTCGGGCAGCGTTTTCGCGATCTCGAGAAGCGCTGCGTCCGCCGTCTTGATCTGGGTGAACTCATCATCGAGTTCGGCGCGTGCTTCTTTGCGTGCTCGTTGTCGGAGAACCTCCAAAGCGCGTCCGAAAAGCGCCCGCACCGGCGATGGCGTATCGGCTTGAGCGACCTGTGACGCCGTCTCGTTCAAATCGGACACGATATCCACGTGGCCATCGGCCACCGCAGCCGCGACTTCGAGCACGGACTGAGCCTCTCGCTGCCGCTGCGTGACGGTACGCTCTTGATCTGCGAGCGCCGATTTTTCGGCAGCGAGGGTTTTCTCGGACAGCTTCACCGCCTTGTCGCGAGTGGCGAGTTCAATCTCCTGGCTCTCGCGCCATTTCCGTGGGCTGACGTGTTCGCGATGCTTCGGCAACGCGATCTCGGTTCCAGAATCGGTCACCCCTTTCGCGCGCGCTTCGCGGACTTTCCTGTTGTGCTTGAGAGCCTCCCTCAGGGCTTGCTTGCGACGCTCGCCGCGCTGGAGCCCGATCTCTGCGAACCATGCGCCGACGCTATCTTGCGCTTTCTCATAGCTACGGATCAGCGGATGGACCGCCGGCTGCAGCATGCGCCGACCATCCTTGGTTACGGCACGAGGAACGATCACGGCGTGGATATGATATGCTGTTTCGTCGAGATCAGCGCGTGCATGAACGCAGTCATCGCCGAAGTTGTTCAAGAGCCACTGCTTGGCTCGCGTCTCGAATTGCATTTCTCGCGTCGGGCCGCTCTCCCCGAAAAACTCGGTGAGATCTTTGTCGAACCACTCTTTGTTTACAGTCAGAATGATCTCGCGCAGCGGACCATGCCGGGTTGCGCGCCAGGGATCGCGCGGCCCGCGGAAAAGCGCATTCTTAAGCTCCGTCTTCCGACGCCGGCGGCGCAACTTCTCCAGTTCGAGGAGATGGTTCGCGTGGCGCATGTCTTGAATCTCGTCCCACGCATCCTGCGCCCAGGTTTCCGAGCCGAGTAACCGCCTGTTCGGGCTCTTGGGACTTTGTTCGCAATGGCCGTGATCACCCCCGCTGCGCATCCGGTGCTTCTCGTA contains:
- a CDS encoding cold-shock protein → MANGTVKWFNTTKGFGFIAPDSGGKDVFLHISAVERAGLTSVSDDQKVTYDVESGRDGRESAANLQLA
- a CDS encoding plasmid recombination protein; protein product: MSSATKTHYPIVMRMQGMHPRNLAGYEKHRMRSGGDHGHCEQSPKSPNRRLLGSETWAQDAWDEIQDMRHANHLLELEKLRRRRRKTELKNALFRGPRDPWRATRHGPLREIILTVNKEWFDKDLTEFFGESGPTREMQFETRAKQWLLNNFGDDCVHARADLDETAYHIHAVIVPRAVTKDGRRMLQPAVHPLIRSYEKAQDSVGAWFAEIGLQRGERRKQALREALKHNRKVREARAKGVTDSGTEIALPKHREHVSPRKWRESQEIELATRDKAVKLSEKTLAAEKSALADQERTVTQRQREAQSVLEVAAAVADGHVDIVSDLNETASQVAQADTPSPVRALFGRALEVLRQRARKEARAELDDEFTQIKTADAALLEIAKTLPDKARQRLAQARRSLSLPLNALRRRSTRDRFDNTDRGPDEKT
- a CDS encoding aldo/keto reductase, which produces MSVPTLTLNDGIKIPQLGLGVWKMDDADAPAIIENALDAGYRHIDTAAAYGNEAGVGRGIAQSGVAREDIFVTSKLWNDRQGYDETKRAFDETMGKLGFDYLDLYLIHWPMPAKDKYVEAWKALIELRDAGRIRAIGVSNFLPDHLERLIEETGEAPAINQIELHPRFQQAAQREVHEKLGITTECWSPLGQGEALSNPILTEIAARYGKSAAQVTLSWQIQLGCVTIPKSANHERMRENIDVFDFELTEGEMAQIKDIDSAEGRIGPDPATADF
- a CDS encoding DUF3422 family protein, whose translation is MTADPKPHLPDHPQRYALVNELHARPYPKLGVPGHAVYVAFKEPRDAANRDRSKDHDHLVDLLTRHGAAQPKAGITHYGGKIGRHEVKWESHTEFTTYLAFGKGVSSRAFDPAETEIYPDSWIDAAPGGRIAAVQIRIEELPENPDDISPLLEQWFVTESLVCTWVLDGAAVVAGDFRIDPNGQMRFAVFARPGTGPGRIGRTVQRLCELETYRAMSMLGLARARDLSKRLNALDPRLTEIVDGMGNDANSAEETLHDLLEISAELESLAVQHSFRFSATGAYEAIVRERVEALRESRFEGRQKLSEFIARRYDPAVRTVNSAETRLRQMVTRAARAGELLRTRVDVERSAQNQKVLESMDRRSDLQLRLQHTVEGLSVVAISYYAISVAGYLAYPLSKKIGLSKELMMAGLTPIVILAVWLMIRRIRKGMGGH
- the ybaK gene encoding Cys-tRNA(Pro) deacylase, yielding MGHATPATQALTRAKLAFDLHEYAYEAGQEKIGLHAAEALGVEPSRVLKTLMVEVDGKPACAVIPSDATLSMKKVAAAFGGKSAKMMEPAKAEKLTGFHTGGISPFGQKRASPVAFEQSALGYGTIILNGGKRGLMIEIRPEEALSAARAEAKPLIADQ